One Spiroplasma sp. NBRC 100390 DNA window includes the following coding sequences:
- the rplJ gene encoding 50S ribosomal protein L10 — MKPAMKIKTAVVSEIANNFKTANSAVIVEYQKLTVAEFTELRRMLTKEDVNIKIYKNNLVSLAAKETGFAELDQYLTGPNAFAFGVGEQMAAAKTLAKFAKKHPALKLKAGIYEGKVLDTKAIIEIALLPTKDELLAMFASSLLYPLRMFAIAGKEIAKVKSE, encoded by the coding sequence ATGAAGCCAGCAATGAAAATTAAAACAGCAGTTGTTAGTGAAATTGCTAATAACTTTAAAACTGCGAACTCAGCAGTTATTGTTGAATATCAAAAATTAACAGTTGCTGAATTTACAGAACTAAGAAGAATGCTTACAAAAGAAGATGTAAACATTAAAATATATAAAAATAACTTAGTGAGCTTGGCTGCCAAAGAAACGGGATTTGCAGAATTGGATCAATATTTAACGGGTCCTAATGCTTTTGCGTTTGGTGTAGGAGAACAGATGGCTGCCGCAAAAACTTTGGCAAAATTTGCAAAAAAACATCCAGCTTTGAAATTAAAAGCCGGAATTTATGAGGGTAAAGTCTTGGATACAAAAGCAATTATTGAAATTGCTTTATTACCAACAAAAGACGAATTACTTGCAATGTTTGCATCAAGCTTATTATACCCATTACGTATGTTCGCAATAGCAGGTAAAGAAATTGCTAAAGTGAAAAGTGAGTAA
- a CDS encoding cation-translocating P-type ATPase produces the protein MTWFNKTDKELEQEFETNLSLGLSLEQAQEKLVKNGKNELPKPKNKHWSLIFLYSLLDPLSIILIIAGIASVVIQKVVNNKIHVIDFAVILCIVLLNAFIQTIEQVKAKKSLESLKKMTIPVAVVKRDGDIIEIPANELVVGDIVILEAGKYIPADIRILEASNLFIDEAALTGESVPIEKNSIVLTKQKLVLADQTNMAFMSTFITNGRAIGIVVANAVNSEIGKIAAGVVKAKQEKTPLQIRLTKLTKVVSIFAILLAIFVFVFFLLTDENSWPINLMTSVTIAIAVIPESLVVIVSVILSLSVKRMARVNVIVKKLDAVETLGSVNVICSDKTGTLTQNKMTVKEVIFNNETMKESAFRFETDNRAAFHFINCLTLCNDAINVKKERIGDPTEIALIDFTRRFTISEVKYREQYARILEVPFDSDRKLMSTVNRVNKQEFVYTKGALDQLLKHCHKIYLNNKIIPLTATMKEELQEKALELSSQALRVLAFAFKEYDKKKIESDLIFLGAVGMIDPPRPEAVEAVKRAHEAGIRVIMITGDHKATALAIAKDLNLATSEANVISGHQIDSMNNKELQEKFRDVSVFARVNPDHKTRIVECLQAMNYVVSMTGDGVNDAPSLSKADIGVAMGITGTDVSKEAANIILQDDNFSTIIRGVEEGRNVYHKIKRAIAFVCAAQLANVLAFIIISVSTQIKPFDSVNILWFNLVVETLMAIPIGLGDNDNRLMLDKPRNKKESFFTNSLGTILYLAFVTAGTVIATFFIGKEVFNNVEDAKIATILVMACSPVIFAFAIQLPNYQIKAHHKMEPTNYYLLGASLIALALNFLIIYAPGLNLIFLSTANENKFETSPLLSWQMSIISLGMMVIPLLLLLAYDGVRKFIGR, from the coding sequence GTGACATGATTTAACAAAACAGATAAAGAATTGGAACAAGAATTTGAAACAAATTTAAGTTTGGGTTTATCATTAGAACAGGCACAAGAAAAATTAGTTAAAAATGGTAAAAATGAATTGCCAAAGCCAAAAAATAAACATTGAAGTTTAATTTTTTTATATTCATTATTAGACCCTTTGTCAATTATTCTAATTATTGCTGGTATTGCTTCGGTTGTTATTCAGAAGGTTGTTAATAATAAAATTCATGTAATTGATTTTGCTGTAATTTTATGTATTGTTTTGTTAAATGCTTTTATTCAAACAATTGAACAAGTGAAAGCAAAAAAATCATTAGAATCATTAAAGAAAATGACAATTCCAGTTGCGGTTGTAAAACGGGATGGTGATATTATCGAGATTCCAGCCAACGAATTGGTTGTTGGTGACATTGTTATTTTAGAAGCTGGAAAATATATTCCAGCGGATATTCGTATTTTAGAAGCAAGTAATTTGTTTATTGATGAAGCTGCTTTAACTGGTGAATCAGTTCCGATTGAAAAAAATAGTATTGTTTTAACAAAACAAAAATTAGTTTTAGCTGACCAAACTAATATGGCTTTTATGTCAACTTTTATTACAAATGGAAGAGCAATCGGGATTGTTGTTGCTAATGCTGTTAATAGTGAAATTGGTAAAATTGCGGCAGGAGTCGTTAAGGCCAAACAAGAAAAAACACCCTTACAAATCAGACTAACAAAATTAACAAAAGTAGTAAGTATTTTTGCCATTTTATTAGCAATTTTTGTCTTTGTTTTCTTTCTATTGACTGATGAAAATAGTTGACCAATCAATTTAATGACATCAGTCACAATTGCTATTGCTGTTATTCCAGAGTCATTAGTTGTTATTGTGTCAGTTATTTTATCATTGTCAGTAAAACGAATGGCTCGTGTTAATGTTATTGTTAAAAAATTAGATGCTGTTGAAACATTAGGGTCAGTCAATGTTATTTGTTCAGATAAAACAGGAACTTTAACTCAAAACAAAATGACAGTTAAAGAAGTAATTTTTAATAATGAAACTATGAAAGAAAGTGCTTTTCGTTTTGAAACAGACAATCGAGCAGCATTTCATTTTATTAATTGTTTAACATTATGTAATGATGCTATTAATGTTAAAAAAGAACGAATTGGTGATCCAACTGAAATTGCTTTAATTGATTTTACAAGAAGGTTTACGATTAGTGAAGTTAAATATCGTGAACAGTATGCTCGAATCTTAGAAGTTCCGTTTGATTCTGATCGAAAATTAATGTCGACTGTTAATCGGGTTAATAAACAAGAGTTTGTTTATACAAAAGGTGCACTTGACCAATTATTAAAACATTGCCATAAGATTTATTTAAATAATAAAATTATTCCTTTAACTGCAACAATGAAAGAAGAATTACAAGAAAAAGCTTTAGAATTATCAAGTCAAGCATTACGAGTATTAGCTTTTGCTTTTAAAGAATATGATAAGAAAAAAATTGAAAGTGATTTGATTTTCTTAGGTGCAGTTGGGATGATTGACCCGCCGCGCCCAGAAGCAGTGGAAGCGGTTAAAAGAGCACATGAAGCTGGTATTAGAGTAATTATGATTACAGGAGATCATAAAGCAACAGCTTTGGCGATTGCAAAAGATTTAAATTTAGCAACTTCAGAAGCGAATGTTATTTCTGGTCATCAAATTGATAGTATGAATAATAAAGAATTACAAGAGAAATTTAGAGATGTTTCGGTTTTTGCAAGAGTTAATCCTGATCATAAAACAAGAATTGTTGAGTGTTTACAAGCAATGAATTATGTTGTGTCAATGACGGGTGATGGTGTTAATGATGCTCCAAGTTTAAGCAAAGCAGATATTGGAGTAGCAATGGGAATTACTGGGACTGATGTTTCAAAAGAAGCAGCAAATATTATTTTGCAAGATGATAATTTTTCAACTATTATTCGTGGTGTTGAAGAAGGAAGAAATGTTTATCATAAAATTAAACGGGCAATTGCTTTTGTTTGTGCAGCACAGTTAGCTAATGTTTTGGCATTTATTATTATTTCTGTTTCAACGCAAATTAAGCCATTTGATTCAGTTAATATTTTATGATTTAACTTGGTTGTTGAAACATTAATGGCAATTCCAATCGGTTTAGGAGATAACGATAATCGTCTAATGTTAGATAAACCACGAAATAAAAAAGAGTCCTTTTTTACTAATAGTTTAGGAACGATTTTATATTTAGCATTTGTTACGGCGGGAACTGTTATTGCAACATTTTTTATTGGAAAAGAAGTTTTTAATAATGTTGAAGATGCTAAAATTGCGACAATTTTAGTGATGGCATGTTCACCGGTTATTTTTGCTTTTGCAATTCAATTACCAAACTATCAGATTAAAGCCCATCATAAAATGGAACCAACCAATTATTATTTATTAGGAGCATCATTAATTGCTTTAGCATTAAACTTTTTAATAATATATGCGCCAGGGTTAAATTTAATCTTTTTATCAACAGCTAATGAAAATAAGTTTGAGACGTCGCCATTATTATCTTGACAAATGTCAATTATATCATTGGGAATGATGGTTATACCATTGTTACTGCTATTGGCTTATGATGGTGTTCGTAAATTCATTGGACGATAA
- a CDS encoding ABC transporter permease yields the protein MLNLAKEATRGFTKKITQFIGLILFIIGALLTFTALFSTVFQVKNGLNDVKKNSIPYHYEIRMDSLNIDNNVYKRNPNWKINENNRAFLAQFYDETKIDNNHLTFNNIRADVLGLNCDLTNNQICTWSKEPPYLNKQTGTASFTALVKNFGGNISSAFLSYIVHHPNQSQLRALIDDDNITLNLSYDVSYQFVANNLAKDTQYFNAVAVSKDKNLLFNGDSWRGNNVFYTPFNRVFDVTSREAVTELGKNNIILSKQYADYNLLNVGGNFNLGNNSNLQFKIAGYGAKYSNIYPSLASLSTIASGGKIIDLRNGSLLFMNDINYNTIKQNFSNGEEKFTGFINVNGDLTDPQKIALLRKVLSNYFVAPDNAIVAFESSLPGQVVMLTNTGFIINTSIAIACSIIILIIIAFFIKKDITHQKRQIGVLKSLGYRRYELSFVFTFNIVFTTLIGCLLGWALSLPLQMYFTSSNLYSIGLPLSLFYFNPIIFITATIIIPLIFIAMAFLISFILLSRTALDLIYDLKGSNLNFRVKKVRRGRKYAHFGLSFNIHLSFTFALKSFGKWVTVLVVLAFSSFLLIFQLDAGVMAQGIVNDSFRYFKDDIKSYLIASSDQQDIVQEADNSKPYNWITTDERDQHYYRAQVLDDDKTFNFPDPLMCFLKLSSSNPTGVKQSCGDLLNIVGDPSGPTLVESKIKYDAKTNKYPYLNAETVKAIVNYKVKDSKTGEWINGWDRLIEIINIIKPNLISQGLTEADIQTIITGINMINSLGSSTNGQYPDIYLGPNMVYDPVYDFPYVFLSAGWSPDDTKNAKNPVSQLNVVGLSSNETERNQLLNYRSQNTSADVAQKEVFGYKISENPVAHDLNMPINEPIPVILAKRVYQAMDINPGDIFKLNVRITNAIGYVPVAFKVVGSDDADISSGNIYMNQDSLVTVMNQWVNATGKGIVFAPNSYYNVVASRASPSGMSLQPYRIMSAFSLTDNYDFTMFDNNKKIDFTNALDLRTNLKLLNGLNKIWPFDTLRENYSQGMRTVRDVLNVLEGLTIVIVALILAVLISMVLDENRRTILTLKVLGYPTWKIISIVLGFYLLAIIIGYILSYVIAQLLWSLIANVVFKSTGMLLIPSFSFYVVSIATLAIGIILLLVIAVGIWKIKRNKLVNITLE from the coding sequence ATGTTAAATCTTGCAAAAGAGGCTACGCGAGGGTTTACAAAAAAAATAACTCAGTTTATTGGGTTAATTTTGTTCATCATTGGGGCACTATTAACTTTTACGGCACTTTTTTCGACTGTTTTTCAAGTTAAAAATGGGTTAAATGATGTTAAGAAAAACAGTATTCCCTATCATTATGAAATTCGAATGGATAGTTTGAACATTGATAATAATGTTTATAAAAGAAATCCGAATTGAAAAATAAACGAAAACAATCGAGCTTTTTTAGCACAATTTTATGATGAAACTAAAATTGATAATAATCACTTAACTTTTAATAATATTAGAGCGGATGTTTTAGGTTTAAATTGTGATTTAACAAATAATCAAATTTGTACATGATCAAAAGAGCCACCATATTTGAATAAGCAAACAGGGACAGCATCTTTTACTGCTTTAGTTAAAAATTTTGGTGGTAATATTTCTTCAGCATTTTTAAGTTACATTGTTCATCATCCTAACCAAAGCCAATTAAGAGCTTTAATTGATGATGACAATATTACTTTAAATCTTAGTTATGATGTTAGTTATCAGTTTGTTGCTAATAATTTGGCCAAAGATACGCAGTATTTTAATGCTGTTGCCGTTAGCAAAGATAAAAATTTGCTATTTAATGGTGATAGTTGAAGAGGAAATAATGTTTTTTATACTCCATTTAATCGTGTTTTTGATGTAACAAGTCGAGAAGCAGTTACTGAGTTAGGTAAAAATAATATTATTTTAAGTAAGCAATATGCGGACTATAATTTGTTAAATGTTGGAGGTAATTTTAATTTAGGAAATAATTCAAATTTACAATTTAAGATTGCTGGTTATGGTGCTAAATATAGTAATATTTATCCTAGTTTAGCGAGTTTATCAACAATTGCTAGTGGTGGTAAAATAATTGATTTAAGGAATGGTTCATTATTATTTATGAATGACATAAATTATAATACGATTAAACAAAACTTTTCTAATGGTGAAGAAAAGTTTACAGGATTTATTAATGTTAATGGTGATTTAACTGATCCGCAAAAAATAGCATTGTTGCGTAAGGTTTTAAGTAATTATTTTGTTGCCCCAGATAATGCTATTGTTGCTTTTGAATCATCATTACCAGGGCAAGTGGTAATGTTAACAAATACCGGTTTTATTATTAATACTTCAATTGCTATTGCCTGTTCAATTATTATTTTAATTATTATTGCCTTTTTCATTAAAAAGGATATTACTCATCAAAAACGACAAATCGGAGTTTTAAAATCACTAGGATATCGTCGATATGAATTGTCCTTTGTGTTTACTTTTAATATTGTATTTACGACTTTAATTGGTTGTCTATTAGGATGAGCATTAAGTTTACCATTACAAATGTATTTTACTTCTTCAAACCTATATTCAATTGGTTTACCATTATCACTCTTTTATTTTAATCCGATTATTTTTATTACAGCAACAATTATTATTCCCCTTATTTTTATTGCTATGGCGTTTTTGATTTCATTTATTCTTTTGAGCAGAACAGCATTAGATTTAATTTATGATTTAAAAGGATCAAATTTAAATTTCCGAGTTAAAAAAGTAAGAAGGGGGAGAAAATATGCACACTTTGGGTTGTCCTTTAATATTCATTTATCGTTTACCTTTGCTCTAAAATCATTCGGAAAATGAGTGACAGTGTTAGTTGTTTTAGCTTTTTCATCCTTCTTATTAATCTTTCAATTAGATGCTGGAGTTATGGCACAAGGGATTGTTAATGATTCCTTCCGATATTTTAAAGATGATATAAAATCATATTTAATTGCATCTTCTGATCAACAAGATATTGTTCAAGAGGCCGATAATAGTAAACCATATAATTGAATTACAACAGATGAACGTGACCAACATTATTATCGCGCACAAGTTTTAGATGATGATAAAACCTTTAATTTTCCAGATCCATTAATGTGTTTTTTAAAATTATCAAGTTCTAATCCTACTGGTGTAAAACAAAGCTGTGGTGATTTGTTGAATATTGTTGGTGATCCAAGTGGTCCAACTCTTGTTGAAAGTAAGATTAAATATGATGCCAAAACTAATAAATACCCTTATTTAAATGCTGAAACAGTTAAGGCAATTGTTAACTATAAAGTTAAAGATAGCAAAACTGGGGAATGAATTAATGGGTGAGATCGATTAATTGAAATAATAAATATTATAAAGCCGAATTTAATTAGTCAAGGGTTAACCGAAGCAGATATTCAAACTATTATCACTGGAATTAATATGATTAATAGTTTGGGTTCATCAACCAATGGACAATATCCCGATATTTATTTAGGACCAAATATGGTGTATGATCCAGTTTATGATTTTCCATATGTCTTTTTGTCAGCTGGTTGAAGTCCAGATGATACAAAGAATGCTAAAAATCCTGTTTCACAATTAAATGTTGTTGGTTTATCAAGCAATGAAACAGAACGAAACCAGTTGTTAAACTATCGTTCCCAAAATACTTCCGCTGATGTTGCTCAAAAAGAGGTTTTTGGTTATAAAATTAGTGAGAACCCAGTAGCACATGATTTGAATATGCCAATTAATGAACCAATCCCAGTTATTTTGGCAAAACGAGTTTATCAAGCAATGGACATTAATCCGGGTGATATTTTTAAACTAAATGTTCGCATTACGAATGCCATTGGATATGTTCCTGTTGCTTTTAAAGTAGTTGGTTCAGATGATGCTGATATTAGTTCGGGGAATATTTATATGAATCAAGATTCCTTAGTTACTGTTATGAATCAATGAGTTAATGCAACCGGAAAGGGAATTGTGTTTGCACCTAATTCATATTATAATGTCGTTGCTTCTCGCGCTAGCCCAAGTGGAATGTCTTTGCAACCTTATCGTATTATGTCAGCATTTTCATTAACGGATAATTATGATTTTACAATGTTTGATAATAATAAAAAAATTGATTTTACTAATGCCCTTGATTTACGAACAAATCTAAAATTATTAAATGGGTTAAATAAGATTTGACCATTTGATACATTACGGGAAAATTATTCGCAAGGAATGCGAACGGTCCGTGATGTTCTTAATGTGTTAGAAGGATTAACAATTGTAATTGTTGCTTTGATTCTTGCAGTTTTAATTTCAATGGTGCTTGATGAAAACCGGCGAACAATTTTAACCTTAAAAGTACTTGGATATCCAACATGAAAAATTATTTCAATTGTATTAGGATTTTATCTATTAGCAATTATTATTGGTTATATCTTAAGTTATGTGATTGCACAATTATTATGAAGTTTAATTGCTAACGTGGTCTTTAAAAGCACCGGAATGCTTTTAATTCCTTCCTTTTCCTTTTATGTTGTTTCAATTGCAACATTAGCAATTGGAATAATTCTATTATTAGTGATTGCGGTTGGAATTTGAAAAATTAAGAGAAACAAGTTAGTAAATATTACATTAGAGTAA
- a CDS encoding lipoprotein, which translates to MKKLLSILGVTTLTSTSVFSVAACSKGKTGINNDYFDSEINKIDPTIRNQVKYTSTIAKILIASRHENMNTYAFPTLQYFLNNIGKNLKGTFKTKSGKEVQIKDYVEEYKKLNNIFYNPWSARNTSYEPERNNYNLMSSLVAMTNFAKWNTKENQGHPNKDKDPKTNRYPEFEVNQNLGWAQYDTGALANILSQKSDSVKAYIQRTKGWSNYYDSSTGPYASNILYHNSLSNPPTTSELSYKDGGTETKFGKAIASQSSSLYDLFGLKYFDEAITMLGQFGPGLELEVSYSLAQLLPIVQNNRYGEKTAGIFLAAPFVILSTIKGELFDSSTGKVKDGSPLLEVFDRDTIDKTMLKVEAQSDGEVDNPTKTIENMNLYDILSSPVMGTAMKVITSQSPQYLDLTSSNKDHKNAFLKWYSVLGNWFTAALAKEGSKFDVKKFNTVMSKTVYKGLQGLQNIIGLFAEDTVVALMRTLLQMLNSSNFDMFNLLKGIAGFANWFYTSDDEGHYNLNVENVQKIDDVYNKGPEKAGYSDDLMAVDKKSEYAKFILENYGFDEQTNQYKSGSLFDMINTWSHGGNNTYPDHEAMHKFITQILDSQNGYIGVLTNQINQVMADDWFDNIFLDRKWYITASGKGADGKTLGAVITDGRVTGVRYQLDYYGPKDASTKLARHTKPLGYSDPASGNSPEYVAQQNDPTKRHNIAPEGQTWADQDWFDYDGLGDTYLENSENIKYSYVVEFDNQARFLYNPGIKDDLTKNSYLLSDFAWYYNNTRYY; encoded by the coding sequence ATGAAAAAATTACTTTCTATTTTAGGAGTAACAACATTAACGTCAACAAGCGTTTTTAGTGTGGCTGCTTGTTCAAAAGGAAAAACAGGAATAAATAATGATTATTTTGATAGCGAAATTAATAAAATTGATCCAACAATTAGGAATCAGGTTAAATATACTAGTACAATTGCAAAAATTTTAATTGCTTCACGTCATGAGAATATGAATACATATGCTTTTCCAACTTTACAATATTTTTTAAATAATATTGGGAAAAATTTAAAAGGTACTTTTAAAACAAAAAGTGGAAAAGAAGTTCAAATCAAAGATTATGTTGAAGAATATAAGAAATTAAATAATATTTTTTATAATCCTTGAAGTGCAAGAAATACAAGTTATGAGCCAGAGCGAAATAATTATAATTTAATGTCTTCTCTTGTTGCAATGACAAATTTTGCAAAATGAAACACGAAAGAAAATCAAGGACACCCTAATAAAGATAAAGACCCAAAAACTAATCGTTATCCTGAATTTGAAGTAAATCAAAATTTAGGATGGGCTCAATATGATACTGGGGCGTTAGCAAACATCTTATCACAAAAGTCAGATTCAGTTAAGGCTTATATTCAGAGAACCAAAGGATGAAGTAATTATTATGATTCATCAACAGGACCATATGCGTCAAATATTCTGTATCATAATTCCTTGAGTAATCCACCAACTACATCAGAACTTTCATATAAAGATGGTGGAACAGAAACTAAATTTGGAAAAGCAATCGCGAGCCAGTCAAGTTCGTTATATGACTTGTTTGGTTTAAAATATTTTGATGAAGCAATTACAATGTTAGGGCAATTTGGACCAGGTTTAGAATTAGAAGTTTCATATTCTTTAGCACAATTATTGCCAATTGTTCAAAATAATCGTTATGGTGAAAAAACGGCAGGGATTTTTTTAGCTGCTCCTTTTGTTATTTTAAGTACCATTAAAGGTGAATTATTTGATTCTAGTACTGGAAAAGTTAAAGATGGTAGTCCATTGTTAGAAGTATTTGATCGTGATACGATTGATAAGACAATGCTAAAAGTTGAAGCACAAAGTGATGGTGAGGTTGATAATCCTACTAAAACGATTGAAAATATGAATTTATATGATATTTTATCAAGTCCTGTTATGGGAACAGCAATGAAAGTTATTACAAGCCAATCACCACAATATTTGGATTTAACAAGTAGTAATAAAGATCACAAAAATGCCTTTTTAAAATGATACTCAGTATTAGGCAATTGATTCACAGCAGCTTTAGCAAAAGAAGGCTCAAAATTTGATGTAAAAAAATTTAATACAGTAATGTCAAAAACAGTTTATAAAGGTCTTCAAGGATTACAAAACATAATAGGATTGTTTGCAGAAGACACTGTTGTTGCCTTAATGCGAACATTATTACAAATGTTAAATTCAAGCAATTTTGATATGTTTAATTTATTAAAAGGTATTGCTGGATTTGCAAACTGATTCTATACTAGTGATGATGAGGGACATTATAATTTAAATGTTGAAAATGTTCAGAAGATTGATGATGTTTACAATAAAGGTCCTGAGAAAGCTGGTTATAGTGATGATTTAATGGCTGTTGATAAAAAAAGTGAATATGCTAAATTTATTTTAGAGAACTATGGTTTTGATGAACAAACAAATCAATATAAATCAGGGTCATTATTTGATATGATTAATACTTGATCACATGGGGGGAATAACACTTATCCTGACCATGAAGCCATGCATAAATTTATTACTCAAATTTTAGATTCGCAAAATGGTTATATTGGAGTACTAACAAACCAAATTAATCAAGTTATGGCGGATGATTGATTTGATAATATCTTTTTGGATCGAAAATGATATATTACAGCTTCTGGCAAAGGTGCTGATGGAAAAACATTAGGGGCAGTAATAACTGACGGACGCGTAACGGGAGTTAGATATCAGTTAGACTATTACGGTCCAAAAGACGCTTCAACCAAGTTAGCTCGTCATACGAAACCGTTAGGATATAGTGATCCAGCATCAGGAAATTCACCAGAATATGTTGCACAACAAAATGACCCAACAAAACGTCATAATATTGCGCCCGAAGGGCAAACATGAGCTGACCAAGACTGATTTGATTATGATGGGTTAGGGGATACTTATTTAGAAAATAGTGAAAATATTAAATATAGTTATGTTGTTGAATTTGATAATCAGGCCCGCTTTTTATACAATCCAGGAATTAAAGATGATTTGACAAAGAATTCATATTTATTAAGTGATTTTGCCTGATACTATAACAACACACGTTACTATTAG
- the rplL gene encoding 50S ribosomal protein L7/L12 — protein MALSKDDIIKALEEMKLSELNELVKAIEDHFGVVAAATAAAPAEGGAAAGPSEVDIVLTDPGASKVAIIKLVKEITGKELMEAKAIVDKLPAVIKSKVKSEEAEEIKGQLVAAGASVELK, from the coding sequence ATGGCATTATCAAAAGATGATATTATTAAAGCATTAGAAGAAATGAAATTATCAGAATTAAATGAATTAGTAAAGGCAATTGAAGATCATTTTGGAGTTGTTGCTGCTGCAACTGCTGCAGCACCAGCAGAAGGTGGGGCAGCAGCCGGACCTTCAGAAGTTGATATTGTTTTAACAGATCCAGGAGCAAGTAAAGTTGCAATTATTAAATTAGTAAAAGAAATTACTGGAAAAGAATTAATGGAAGCGAAAGCAATTGTTGATAAACTACCAGCAGTAATTAAATCAAAAGTAAAATCTGAAGAAGCTGAAGAAATTAAAGGACAATTAGTAGCAGCTGGTGCTTCAGTTGAACTTAAATAG
- a CDS encoding winged helix-turn-helix transcriptional regulator, which yields MKQCVIKDQICCGADCRCESSCCDHDVATIKSFVKIISQKWALKIINVLNEQEYGFNELHNHLKECTRKVLTETLNNLIEKNIIQKKMYPKNNVIYSSYRLTDVGFELVRMLYQIKRFSCAYLVD from the coding sequence ATGAAACAGTGTGTTATTAAGGATCAAATTTGTTGTGGGGCTGATTGTCGTTGTGAGAGTAGTTGTTGTGATCATGACGTGGCAACAATTAAAAGTTTTGTTAAAATTATTTCACAAAAATGAGCTTTAAAAATAATTAATGTTTTGAATGAGCAAGAGTATGGTTTTAATGAATTGCATAACCATTTAAAGGAATGTACTAGAAAAGTGCTAACAGAAACCCTTAATAATTTAATTGAAAAAAATATTATTCAAAAAAAGATGTATCCTAAAAACAATGTAATATATTCTTCTTATCGTTTAACAGATGTTGGATTTGAATTAGTGCGGATGCTTTATCAAATCAAACGATTTAGTTGCGCTTATTTAGTTGATTAA